GCGCCTGGGCGCCGTCGGTGGTACACAAGGCGCGCAAGCCACGCGCCCGATGCGGATCACGGCACCGGCCACCGGTTACGTCACAGCGCTGTCCGTGGCGCCGGGCACGTATGTCAACGACGCGACAGCGTCGATGATGACCATCTCCAATCTCGACTCGGTATGGATCACCGCGGACGTGCCGGAAAGCGATATAGCCCAGGTGGCCAAGGGCGAAAAGATCCATGCGGTGCTGACAGCCTATCCGGATCAGATTTTTCAAGGCACGGTGAGCTTCGTCAATCCGGTGTTGCAGCCGGATACGCGCCGTGATCGGGTACGCGCGGTGTTCGCCAATCCGGATATGCACCTAAAGCCCAATATGTTCGCCAATGTCAGCATCGATATTCCGCAGCCGGATGAAGTGTTCGTGCCGCAGTCAGCGCTGCTGATGAACAACGACAACATCAGCGTGTTCGTCGAAGTGTCGCCGTGGACGTTCGAGCGCCGCACGGTGGACCTAAGCTATGACGAAAGCGACGGCACCCGCGTGCTGAAGGGTTTGAAGGCGGGTGACCGCGTGATTGTGCGCAGCGGAGTGCTGCTCAATGATTAATCAGCTCTTCCGCTTCTGCTTCGAGAAGCGAATGCTTTTCATCGTGGTGACGATGCTGGTCATCTGCTTCGGCTACTACTCCTGGACCCAGCTTTCGATCGAGGCTTATCCGGAACTGAGTGACGTGACAGTGCAGGTGACGACGCAGGTGCCTGGCCTGGCCGCGGAAGAGGTCGAACAGCAGGTCACTACGCCGTTGGAACGTGGCCTGGCTGATACGCAAGGCCTGGTCAGCATGCGTTCCAGCAGCACCTTCGGCTTGTCGCTGATCACCATGGTGTTCAAGGATGGCGCGGATGATTACTGGGAACGCCAACGCATCATGGAGCGCATCAGCCAGGTGACGCTGCCGCCGGGCGTGATGCCGGGACTCGACCCGGTATCCGGTCCGGCTGGTGAGATCTATCGCTATACGCTGGAGTCGAAAAGCAAGAACTTAATGCAGTTGTCGGAAATCCAGAACTGGGTGGTGATCCCTGCGCTGAAGCAGGTGTCCGGCGTGATCAACGTCGACAACTTCGGCGGCTTTACCAAGGAATTCCAATTGGAACTGGATCCGCAGCAACTGCTGCACTATGGCGTCAGCGTAAGCCAGGTAACGGCGGCGATTTCCGCTAACACGTCCAATGCGGGCGGCGGGCGCATCACGCGCGGCGAGCAGTCCTACATCGTGCGCGGCATTGGCATGGTGCATTCGTTGAAGGATCTGGGCGATGTCGTCGTGACCCAAAACAACGGCGTGCCGGTGCTGGTGAAGGACCTTGGCAAGTTGCGCTATGGCCACCAGGTGCGCGAAGGCATTCTGGGCAAGGACAACAATCCTGATACGATCGAGGGCATCGTTGATCTGCTGAAGTACGAGAATGCCTCCAAGGTGCTTGAAGGCATCCATGCCAAGGTCGACGAGCTGAGCAAGCAGCTCAATCCGCAAGACATCTACATCGTGCCGTACATCGATCGCGACGATTTGGTCAACGCCACCAAGGAAAAAGTCTTTCACACCGTGATGGAAGGCATCGGCCTGGTGTGCATCGTGCTGATCCTGTTTCTCGGTAGTCCGCGCTCGGCGCTGGTGGCCGCCGTGGCGATTCCGATGTCGCTGGTGACAGTGTTCATCTTGATGCAGTTCACACACATGTCGGCGAACCTGTTTTCGCTGGGGGCGATCGACTTCGGCGTGATCGTGGATGGCGCGATCGTGATCACCGAGGCCATTCTGCGCCAACGCGAGCTGAAGTCGACCGAAGTGCTAACGGAAGATGACGTGATGACGGTGACGGGCTACGTCGGCCGTTCGATTTTCTTCGCCACGCTGATCATCGTTACTGCCTACGCACCGCTGTTCGCGTTCGAACACGCCGAAGGCAAGTTGTTCCGCCCGATGGCATTTACGGTGGGCTATGCTTTGCTTGCCGCGCTGCTGTGCACGGTGACACTGACGCCCGCACTCGCTTATCTGGCGCTGCGCAAGCCGCGCAAGATCTTCTACAACAAGCCGTTGCAGAAGCTGCAGTTATGGTTCACCCACGCTCTGGGCAAGCTACTGCATCAATTGCCGGTTGCCTACACGACCGCTGCGATCGCGCTCTGTGGGGTGCTGATCCTCGGCTCAACCATCGGCCGTGAATTCCTGCCCGATCTCGATGAAGGTTCGTTGTGGCTGCAGGTGCAAATGCCAACCGGCCTGTCGTTGGACAAAGCCAGCCAGATGACAGCGGAGCTGCGCAAGGTGGTGCGTGAGTTTCCGGAGGTGTCTTACGTCGTGACGCAATTGGGCCGCAACGACACGGGTACCGACCCATGGACGCCCTCGCACGTGGAGTCGGCGGTAGGTCTCACGCCTTACAGCACCTGGCATGGTGAAACGAAAGCGGAATTTCTGCGCAAGTTCAATGCGCGTCTGCAACAGATTCCCGGCATCTCCGTAGGCATCAGCCAGCCGATCATCGATGGCGAGAACGATATGGTCGCCGGTGCGCATGCGCCGCTGGTGCTACGCATCTATGGTGATGACCTCCACGAAATGCGTCGCCTTGGGGGTGAAATCGTCGATGTGCTTCGTGATATTCGTGGTACCGCTGATGCGTCGATTTTCCAGGAGCCGCCGATTCCCCAATTGTCGATGACGGCCAGTCGCGACGCGGCTGCGCGTTATGGTGTCAACGTCGGTGATATCACCCATCTAATCCAGACCGCCATCGGCGGTGCGGCCATCACACAGGTGTATGTGGCTGATCGCATCTACAACGTGACAGCACGTGTTTCGAATGATGTGGCCAACAGCTTGCAAGCGGTAGGGGAGCTACCATTGAGTTCCACCAGCGGTGCGCAGATTCCGCTCAAGGAAGTCGCCGATATCAAACTCGCGATGGGCGAGAGCACCATCGCGCACGAACATGGCAAGCGTGAGCTGACTCTTCGCATCGATAACCGCGACCGCGCGCTGTCGGATTATCTGGCCGACGCACAGGCGCACATCGACAAGAACGTGCATGTCGACAAGCAGAAGTATCAGTTGGAATGGGCGGGCAACTTCCAGAACGAAGAGCGCGCGCAGGCCCGGTTGATCGTGGTGATGGGCATGGTCATGGCGATCATGCTGGTGCTGCTGTTCTTTGAATTCGGCAAATTCCACCAGGCCATGCTCGTGCTTGGCGTGGTGCCGTTGGCCACGGTAGGTGGACTGATCGCCCTGCATGTGCGCGGTGAGACGCTGAACATCGCCACCGCGGTCGGTTTCATTGCCTTGTTTGGTGTGGCGGTACAGAACGGCATCATCATGGTGTCGAACATCAATCGTGTGCGAAAGGAAGGTTTGTCGCTCAATGAAGCCGTGCTAGTGGGCGCCACCGAGCGTTTCCGCCCGGTGTTGATGACGGCCACCGTGGCCAGCATCGGCATGCTGCCGGCGGCTTTGGCGACGGGTGTTGGTACCGACGTCCAACGTGGCCTGGCGACCGTGGTGGTGGGAGGTTTGCCCATCGCCACGCTGCTGACGTTGTTCATCCTGCCCAGCCTGTACTTCGGGATGGAAAACTTCATCCACAAGCGCTGGGGCCATCCGCCTTCGGCGGGGGAGATCTGACCATGCCCGTGACCCAGACACT
The sequence above is a segment of the Dyella sp. M7H15-1 genome. Coding sequences within it:
- a CDS encoding efflux RND transporter periplasmic adaptor subunit, coding for MFHQMIKNGSCLSTAIAVALSMAACSHGNEGTEPPPAFTVDHGLYKVPEGSPLRKELVVQSVEMHQAPHAKTFPGIVEADPTHTANVLPPLTGKVMELNVGLGDHITRGQWLAVIDSGDLAQAYADEYKAKDALGLAKKTLDRTRAVKAVGGNAVKELEAAQSVYNQALYEFNRAQARLGAVGGTQGAQATRPMRITAPATGYVTALSVAPGTYVNDATASMMTISNLDSVWITADVPESDIAQVAKGEKIHAVLTAYPDQIFQGTVSFVNPVLQPDTRRDRVRAVFANPDMHLKPNMFANVSIDIPQPDEVFVPQSALLMNNDNISVFVEVSPWTFERRTVDLSYDESDGTRVLKGLKAGDRVIVRSGVLLND
- a CDS encoding CusA/CzcA family heavy metal efflux RND transporter, with protein sequence MINQLFRFCFEKRMLFIVVTMLVICFGYYSWTQLSIEAYPELSDVTVQVTTQVPGLAAEEVEQQVTTPLERGLADTQGLVSMRSSSTFGLSLITMVFKDGADDYWERQRIMERISQVTLPPGVMPGLDPVSGPAGEIYRYTLESKSKNLMQLSEIQNWVVIPALKQVSGVINVDNFGGFTKEFQLELDPQQLLHYGVSVSQVTAAISANTSNAGGGRITRGEQSYIVRGIGMVHSLKDLGDVVVTQNNGVPVLVKDLGKLRYGHQVREGILGKDNNPDTIEGIVDLLKYENASKVLEGIHAKVDELSKQLNPQDIYIVPYIDRDDLVNATKEKVFHTVMEGIGLVCIVLILFLGSPRSALVAAVAIPMSLVTVFILMQFTHMSANLFSLGAIDFGVIVDGAIVITEAILRQRELKSTEVLTEDDVMTVTGYVGRSIFFATLIIVTAYAPLFAFEHAEGKLFRPMAFTVGYALLAALLCTVTLTPALAYLALRKPRKIFYNKPLQKLQLWFTHALGKLLHQLPVAYTTAAIALCGVLILGSTIGREFLPDLDEGSLWLQVQMPTGLSLDKASQMTAELRKVVREFPEVSYVVTQLGRNDTGTDPWTPSHVESAVGLTPYSTWHGETKAEFLRKFNARLQQIPGISVGISQPIIDGENDMVAGAHAPLVLRIYGDDLHEMRRLGGEIVDVLRDIRGTADASIFQEPPIPQLSMTASRDAAARYGVNVGDITHLIQTAIGGAAITQVYVADRIYNVTARVSNDVANSLQAVGELPLSSTSGAQIPLKEVADIKLAMGESTIAHEHGKRELTLRIDNRDRALSDYLADAQAHIDKNVHVDKQKYQLEWAGNFQNEERAQARLIVVMGMVMAIMLVLLFFEFGKFHQAMLVLGVVPLATVGGLIALHVRGETLNIATAVGFIALFGVAVQNGIIMVSNINRVRKEGLSLNEAVLVGATERFRPVLMTATVASIGMLPAALATGVGTDVQRGLATVVVGGLPIATLLTLFILPSLYFGMENFIHKRWGHPPSAGEI